TGCCATTTTTGTATGAGGGCCGAATAAAATAACAGAGAGGGCTGGAAATGGCCCCCgcgccgcactttggacaccttcATGTTTCTGCACTGAATAGCCAATTCTAAGTCAAAGAGAGGCCAGTTAAAAAGGATATCAGTGTGGTTGACCCAGTGGGTGTCGTTGAGCCAGTCAGAGCTGTGGTcgtcctgcagcagcttctcGTACGTCTTCTTCAGGAAGCTCAAGTCTTCCCCGTCCAGACCCGAGTTCCAGATGTCATACAGGATGGTCATTTGCTCAAACTCGCTGcggttttcaaactttaaaagtagCGGCTCAGGCGCCGGCCTAGGTTTGGGCCAGCGCTGCGACGACGTTACCCCGGCCTCCTGCAGAAAGAGACGCTCGCTCTTCCTCATTCCTTCAGTCACTTCGTTCTCAGTGTCCGAACTGGAAAGTTCTCCAGACTCCAGCTCCTCCACGTCAACATCTTCCTCAAAGTCTGATTCCTGCAGGGAAAAAGGCTCATTGTTGGTAACATCGTAccatattgtaaatatttaagatgAACAAATGAATACAAAGTCAGAACCAGAAGGGATCcgcgccatcttggtaggcaagcgCAGAACAAAGCATAGATGCACCATTGCTTAGagaccaacaaaaacaagacatatCGACACTCTTGAAAAatgtggaagagaaaaaaacaagaaaatcgctttgaaaatcattttgtaAAGGACGTACAAACTCTTTGTGTGAATAACAAGATTCCGGTGACTGGCAGAGTAAGTACATGTagtaacaaacacaaacactttttaaatacacacgcagttagtttaaaaaaacttaGCACCAACTAGTGGCATGGCGAGGGTATTACACTTGTTCGATGTGTACTGTTACTGTGTAAACAAAGATTGTAATTAGAACGTCTTCATGTAAATGTGTTAACAGAAACGGaacaaaaaatcaattttcGTTGTATCATTGTCATGTAAACGGGGcctgagttagttgattccataCAACTTGCTTGAAAATATAACTGATTGCAGTAACTGAACAGTTTAGGAATATACTGTAAGTCCTACTTTTTCTGTGGCTGGTTTCCTAAAGAAGagtattgcaaatatttttcaagacCAGTATTGGAGTTCTAGTCGCTATTATTACCATAACAAAGTAATATAACGATTGTCCCACAACTTAGGGGACAAAACCGTAAGTCTGTTCTTTTCCAGTGGAAAAAACCTGCGTGGCGTAACGAGAAATGACAAAGCAAATATGTTGCCATGACGTCAACCGACTGTGggttttaaaacaaaggcaACGTCACTGCTGTTTAACCTATGTAGAAACCACACACCTCCAGCTTCCTCTGCTTCGTACCAAActgcttcttctgctttttgGTGCAACTTTTTCTGACTTCAGTTCTGGACTCACTTTAATctgagaattctgactttaatcccagaattctgactttaatcccagaattctgactttaatcccagaattctgattttaatcccagaattctgactttaatcccaGAATTCTGACTCTAATCCCAAAATTCTGACTCTTTCATCAGAATTTTTAATCCCAGAATTTTTATATTATTCTGAAAATTCTGACTAATCAGAGAATTCTGATATTAGTTtgggaattctgactttttaaaaaaatcagaattcacACTTTAATCtgggaattctgactttaatctgaaaactCTGACTCAAACCCCagagttctgactttaatccCAGAAGGTGTTGACGCCACCCACCTCCAGCTTCCTCTTCCTTTGCTTCTTGCCGAGCGGCTCCTTCTGCTTTTTCGTGCGATGTGGCTCCAGGTTCTCCttgtctttcctcttcctcttctcgCTCTTGTCCTGGTCGACCTCCAAGCCTTTGCCGACGTAATTCTTCCTCTTTGGTGACGGAGACACCGGCGCCATCTGTCTGTTATCATCAGAGTCGCCCAGATCTCCCACCGGGGAGAAGTATTCGCCTTTGTCTCCTCTGGGCGGCGCTGCCTCCCCGATAACCTCCTCTGGCGCCTCCAGGACTCCAGAGATGGAGTTGAGGTCCGCCGACACCAAAACGGACGCGTCCTGCCTGGCGGCGGGTTTCCTGGCGCCGGACGCCACGGTGGCGGCGGCGAGCGCCGGAGGTTTGCAGTAGTTGTGCTCCAGAAGTACGACGCCGCCGCCGGGGCTCatcatcagagccagcgactccaGGGAGAACGGGTCGCCCTCCATCTTCTGCTCCTCAGCCTCGTCCGACGTCTCCGTCTCCTCCGAGTCCCCGGCTTCCGGGTCCATTTTCAGCGCCACGTCCGCCAGCACCGACAGGTCCGCGCCGGCCAGCTGCAGAAGGCTGGACGCGCCGACCTGCTCCCTGATCCTCAGCCGCTGCTCGCcgtcctcctcgtcctcctcatcctccctgACGGCGTGACACACGCTGGGCGTCCGGGTCCGGCCTCTGGACCGCTTGTTGCCCGGCGCCGCAGCAGGGGCTTCCTCGAACGCCATGCGACACATCGAGGCGTGGTCCAGCGGCAGGTTCTGAACGGTGCGGCACACCATGACCGGAGCGGCGGCGGGTCGGGGTGAGTCTTTGCTCGCGACCCGCTTGCCGGGGGATTTCGGGGAGGGAACCAGGGGCGTCTTCTTGGACTCCTCGGGGTCCTGGTTCCGGCTCGGCGGCGGGACGATGAGCGCGTTGCCTTCGCCGGGTTTTGAGGCGAAGGGAAGCAGCTGGATGCTGTGAGCGGGTCGGCAGGAAGGCGGCGGCGTGAGAGCGATGGGGGAGTCCAGAGGCTTGTCGGCGGTGGGCGGAGCCTCGCTTCCCGGTTGCGTTGGCGACGGAGCTGGAAGCAGGGGTTTGCTGTCGTTCTCGTCTGTGGAGAAGGAAACAGTCTTCCTGCGTTTCTTCAAAGGAGGAACGAAAGCGTTTGGAGACGAAGGGCGAGGGCCGAGTGGAGACAAAGGAGCCGCCGGGATATCGGCCTTGATTTCCTTAGAAACACCTAAAGGAGAAACAGATTAGAGAAGATTATGCAAATATATAACTCAGAGACTGAATGAGAGAACCAGATTTACAGTGAAAGTTTATTCtgacttttagtttttaaatcaaacttccAATTTTAATGTGAGATTTATGACTTTAATCCCAACTGCACCTTTTGGATCAAAGGGATCCAAATCCAAATAGACCTCAGACCCTGaggttttgttttccaaatctTAAGTGAAATCAAAGgtatttctgacttttatttttaatttgcccCCGGTTTTGGAGgcttaataaaaacaagataaaaaaaacgcTGACCCACCTTTTTTGATGTCGACTTTCGGAACAGCACCTGCGACAATATGcctgagaaaaacagaagaaaaaataatttgagcAGAAAATAAAGACTGAATAGTTATCAAAACTATTTAACCCaacatatttctatttcataTCCCACTgcatataaaattattttcaaatattccCTGATTTACGCAGATAAATTGTCAGATTAttcctgtcacaataacaaattttgctggataaTAAAGTgctccagaagttattgtgataagtgataatattgttgttttgagacattttCAAATAGCATAATAGCATAATAAGTTCACCCtcttaaagataaataaactgatttctaGTCCACATTTTACCCTGgaattggaaaatattttaaatatatcaaataaaacaactggAATAGGCCCGTCACGATATGAAATTGTACTGGACGATATATCGTCAGAGaagcgataaatgataatattgttgttttgagactattttcaagtaatatagtGGTAataatggcacaataatgcaGGAACACTTTCTctaagatcaataaactttgatttctaaagaacatttaacacaaacataaatgaatgaaaaataaattaaatatacaaaataacagaaacaacaaataaaatgactgaaGACTTTTACCATCCAGTTTATGGTAGAAACAGAGGGTAGAGAAAAATGATGaataatgcaaatggaaattatcaagcttgttttaaattatcaggcgattaattgatttattgcttccTGCAACAGGCTTATGTCAGACAACACCCCCAGCTGGAAAATATCgatttgaacattttggaccaaaataaattcatctccTAAGCGGTTTTACTtgaatatttacttatttgttttggaATTTAGCAAACAGGATTAATTTTGTTGATCCTAATTAACCTGAAACAGGAGAAATTTcatctgactttaacttcagacagtgggAAATAAACTgtatgtatcttttttttaaaaacacaacatgccTGTCATCCTCTTTCTCAGTTGTGCTGTCCATTGTTGACTCATCCATGGAGTCCGGACCGGCACTTTCCACTAgctccccttcctcctcctcctcgtcctcagAAGAGGACGAAGAGGAGGACGCCGAAGAGGAAGAACCTTCAGAGGACGAAGACAGGCTCTCATCATCGCTGTCACTACTGAGCCCGTCATCtatgagagaaaacaaagttaGTGAACTGGTTTCTTCAttgaaagtagaaaaataaacattttaccatCTGATTCCTTTTCACTTTCCACTTCTTCGTCCTCCTGCGGACAAAAGGAAACCATTATAAGTGAAATGCTGCCATCTAGcgaaaaacagaaattactcCTAAAACGATTAAGTTGGGCTgaaactaatgattattttaggaATCAATtgttctgacaattaatcggatAGAAAAATTGGCTCATTCATACATATTTCCTTTAACCAGAAGCCTCttttatacaaatattaaaaggatgcaaaaaaaaaaaatctattttaaataagaaaagaaacattttattgcctaaaacgCAGTAACAAAACAATCCTTCAGTGAattcttgatcatttgtagctaAGGCTgtatctgcagctaaaacaaataattttaatatcaacATGTTCAAAGCTCCAAACTTTCTGTTCAATCTATCGTCAATACAGAGTAGAACCGATctgctgaatattttctttaattaactGGTTAATAATTGCAGAGATAAAAggtttgaaccaggtgaagataAAATAATGCGCTTGACGAGTTCAGGGTgggatttattttaatcttaaatgcaaaatgtataaattttttggacgtttttggcttaattactacATTGAATGTGTTGAGTCTGTATaatccagttaacaattaatgaagaactaaattagttgacaattatttcaataattgattaatcacaattaatctgattaactgCTTTAGTCAtaatatttttggacattttgtatTAATTACTGCTCTGCCTGCGTTGTTctttcaacaattttttttttaagtttgtatactccagttaacgattaatctaatactaaattatttgacgactatttcaataattgattaatcgcaATGAATCATTTGATCCCTGAAAGATTTTGTtcgtttttttcttaattacaaCTCTGAATATGTTCTGTCAGCAAATAACCGTTTTGTTGAGTTtatatactccagttaacggtTAATTGATAACTACATTAGTtcacaattatttcaaaaattgattaatcacaattaatcagattaatcatttcagtcataatatttttgtacatttttggctTAGCTACTGCTCTGATTATGTTCTTTCTTCAGTAAATGACTGAAGGAAGATGAGTCCATacactccagttaatgattaatcaattactaaattagctgacaattattttaataatcagttTATCACAATTAATTGCTTCAgccctaaaatattttttacctaATATGTTTTATCTTAATTATTTATCAGTGTGTTATTGTCTcagaaaattgccttttttgagtccATATACtccatttaataaataatcgtttactgaattagttgacaattacttgaaaaatcgattaatcgtttcagtcctatctgaatatttacattcagttattttcttcagctCAAAATACACCCGTCTAATTAGAAATATGTGTTTCAGAAGCAATAAAAGTGTCTCCTACCTTCTCGCTCGATGAGCCGTCGGATGTTTCCTCTCCTTCACTGTCAAGCTCCCAGGGTTTACGACTTCTTGgcttctttttcctcctcttgttGTCTCGATCAGCTGCATGCCTGTCTGCCTCTGGCATTCTCCCAGCTGAGAACCAGACATCAATTTAAGAGTTAATTCCTTTCTATCGATTAATTTAAACCCCTCTTTCTAAAGCGACAACATCAACAAaccttcatcatcttcatctggTGGAGTTGAAGGCCGAGGCCTCTTTAAGTCTCCCTCTTTGAACTCCTGAGGTTCTTTCCTTTTCACCTGCACCGTTGAACATCAACATGATTTGTTAATcgtaaaaacaaaagtcaatgACTGTTATAGTTCCAGCTAAGCTTTACGGTTGTATTTAATAGCACACAATCTAAACATTAAATGAGAATATCTAAAATTAGGAAACAGCTTGGTCTTTTCTAAGAAATAACACTTAAAACTGGCAAAAACCTTCAAGCAACAGATGTggatcatttaaaatgtaaagaattaTGATATTTTTACCTTGAATGAAGGTAATCGCAGCGCTCCACGAAGAGAAAACCCCTCCACGCCCCCACTTTTTGCCCAATCTACAAGTGACATCAGAGGCTCTCGAGGACGGTTgaccttttcctctttcttttcatcGTCCCGTAAGGCAGACACTCCCCTAACCATCGTCTGGAAAGGCTGAAAAACAATTACAGTTTAAAATCCCAAATGGCTTCAATTAGGTTGTCAATCAAGGAAAAcgggctgagcttttcacatgttgatgttagaaggaTTTTTGGGTCCAGACGCATATTTTGCTACAACTAATGAAGTTGTTCACTAAATGAATTATCTGTTGTTGCAGcataggcaataaaatgtttattttcttatttttaaaagggattaaagtatttctttgaatatttaatgCTTTTCTAACATTGCATAAAAAGATTTACgagaaaacctttttataaagtgacaatattttttatccgattaatcgtcgGAACAATCTATAGAATAACCGATTACTCAAATAACTGTTAATTGCAGCCTTAATTTCATTTACCTACTagggaatttttttatttaaaaaatgtattgatttgtttacttgcatgtaataatgtatttctaatattgtataaataaaCAGGTTTATTGAAAAATTTGCAGAAGGTGTAaatttttatccgattaattgattaattgtcagaataatcgattagaCAAATAATTGTTGGTTGCAGCCCTAAACTTTTGATAACTTGAATTTTGTGATGGAAGTATTTaccattcagcttctatgcatcaTCAATctagaacaaacagaaaactgcaaaacaacagCTGGaactgaggctctttaaatcAAGACCAAAATCCTGCCTGTCCAAAGTTGATTTTGACCCATAATAATTAGAACATTGACTAATATGTATGATGATTCTGATGATGACACTTGACAAATTGTAATGTCTGCTACTGGTTTCACAATTGATGACCATGGGCCCCCCTGTCCAGGATCCCGCCTCGATCTTCCTGATGGAGAGCGAAAAGCTGCTCGCTGACAATGACtgccattggttttagctgatAAGTTATCAATTAAgtgctaaatcttaaatgtacacctgttatctaaaacaaaaagggacgcggtgctttgctactaattgtgaACACTAAGCCAACTAGATacggtcaggaaaaagtttttattaaaaaaacaacaacgagAGAGacgaagtaggtcagttatgctagcctGACTTTGACAACcataacatgtagatgtgctgcagaattctgtattttggttcagttacaaaataaataaaaataggtgacctaaacaccaactctgacagatcatcaaaAGAGCTTTaattagctaatctaccaccaTGTTGTTATATTAGCAAATAGCAgcagtagctaatctaccacaacgatcacttattaatagtcacaaaataaacatcaagcctgaaaacataaaactgtagcAGACTGAacgttctgttctttgtgtgggaaatgtttcagtgttttttggtgttgagtcatgaaacacaaagtgacactgttgtcagttgctatggcaacgattCTGCGTGTAGCGTAGCCGACATGGAGCGAGGAAAAAAGTGGCTTTGAATCGTTCAACgttttttctgtgttaattttctctttgctgGGGCGCACTGCACCAAgttaataatacctacatctccaggtttcatttagttaattATTCCACCGCAGCATGTGACGGCGTGGAAAAACATCGCCTTTTTGCCCTCCATTATTCTGAGCACGTTTGAAATTTCCAAACATAACATACAGCGTGTCAAAATGATGCGTTTatgatgttttcatgatgtaaagcactttgaactgccttgttgctgaaatgtactacagaaataaagttgattgattaattgagtGGTTACCTTGGCCTTGGTCTCCTTCCTGTCCCACCACTCATCAAAAGTGGCGAAGGCGACATTCTCCACCATTTTGCGGTTCAGGTCCCGCTGCACGATGTTCTTCATCTCCTGGATCAAAGAGGCCAGTACCATCTGAACCGTCGCTTCATGCGGATTCTCCGCCATCATGGGCAATGCCTCCCCAGAGGCGCTGTACTCGTCTCCCTCCCCAGTCAGCATGGTGCTGTAGCCGGGCGGTGGCAAGTAGGACTGGAAGTGAGGCGGTAAGACGTGCGGCGGCCACCCAGAGTGCGGAGGTGGGATGCTGTGGTGTGGAGGCGGTGGTATTTGAGTGCTGTGGGGTTCATGGTAGGGGTATGACATATGGGGTGGCATGTATCTGTGGTCCTGGTCATAGTGAGCCCCCGCCCCATTGCCCTCTTGGTCCATGTAGGGGTGGTGCGTGTGAGGCGGCGGGATAGGGTGAAGATGGTACGATGCGTAGTCTCCGGTCGCAGCCTCGCTCGGCCCTGCCGTGCCATTGGACGACGACAAACGCATCTGATGCAGGCGGCTTAGCATGTGGGTTTGCATTTGGAACGACATCGGGGCTCCACCGCTGTACTGGTTCATCAGCTCCATGGAGGTGGCGTAATCGTACATGTGGTGAGGCATCGGGGGAGGATACTCGGGGTGTAGCTCCATGTGAGGAAGAGGTGGAATCCCAGGCGGAGGCGGTGGCTGAAGGGAGTAGCCGGGCGGAGGAGGGGGCGGTAAATGGGGCGGGTAGGAAGGAATCGGCGGGTGCATGGACGTCCCAAAGTGCTGTGAGGAATCAGAGATGGGGGGCGGAGAGGATGAGGGGTCTGCCGGCTGTGAGAGTCCGGCGGCGGCGGCTTGTGAGGATGACGGTGTTGATCCTGAGGCGACTGTCGGCTGGTGAGTCGTGACGGTCGTTATGGTGGCCGTTTCCTCGGCATCGTCGTCTGAGATCTCCATGTCTTCGCCAGAAGAATGAGGAGACGCCTGACAAAACACAGAGGTTAAAGTTCAAGGAACCACCAACTCTTCCacttaaacagagaaaaaagtaagggtgcaccgataaattattccttaattttgggagattggtgatcggTCGATACTTACTTCTCTACCTCAGCAAatgtctaaaaatcaaccactggtCTCAACTGCTCTAGAGAGAGAGGCTCACCCCTAATGGTGGAATAACCTCTTAGTTTTCTCAGTGTAAGttaggggtgtccaaagtgtggcccgtgGGCCGTTTGCGGCACTCGATGTGATTTTGTGCAGGACACAAATGGCAGCTCAAAGTTGGATTCTGATTTAGTTAATCAAATCTTAAGAGTGAAATGTCCACAGAGAAAGTCTTCTAAATATGCAAATTACAACACAAAGtactcatttaattaaatttcattAAGCAGAACcacaaattatttaactttttatttttcctccggGATTAAAGAAgcaatttttaattgaatttgaaacATTCAGCAACTTTTAATAAAGAGCAGACTTCGTTGCACCTTTTAGAAAAGTTTTTGAAGAATGGGCGACCTGCTAAGAATATACACAAAAAATTCAAAGATCATAGAAAAACCATCAACATTTAAgatattgtttgtattttttattttgttttattaaataaggCAAACATTCTCAATCTACAATCACCTACATCTTGCTTTCTGTGGaaatcacacttgttttattttattaaactattattattattagatgTGCAGATATAAATAtaactttacttttctttctacaatttttgaaaaatctctTTCTTGTGGCCCTCAGTTACTTTCAACTTGCCAGTTTTGGCCCAGGAggtaaaaagtttggacacctctggtgtaagtgatgatgatgatgtttagCTTGGTAATGTACCTGGCTCTGCCCGTTAAACGGCGGCGGCGTGTGCGCTCCGGTCCGGACCCCCGGATCAGCAGAACCAGCCTGAGGATCGTCTTGCTGCAGAGCTTCAGTAGCATCGATGCCAACTGGGGGCGGAGGTTCCTCTGGAGGTACGATGTGGGGGGAATAATTTTCGGAGGGTTGTGTCCCCGCAGCGAGGACAGTCGGACTCTTCCTCCCTTCTCCTTTTCCCCGTTTTCTCCCTCTGTGtccttctctgtctctttcCCCCTTCTTCCTGTGATCCTTCTCCCCGTTGTCCCCCCTGTGCTCCTGCTCCTTCACAGCATCACTTCTTCGCTCCGCTCCCTCTCTAACTCTGCTCCTCTGCTTCTCCTCTTTCCtgtcctcctcgtcctcctcgtCAGAAGCGAGGAAGGAAAACTTGGCCTTTTGTTCCTTCAGGAGCATCTCGATTCGAGAGTCCAGGCTGCTGCTGTGGTAGACAAACGGCAAACTCTCGTTTGTGGAGTCTGGCTCTGGAGAGGAGTCGCGATGAGGAGGTGGAGGGGAGCTAGAGGAAGAGGAAAGGTGGTGAGGAAGGGAGGCCGAGGAGGGAGAGTTGGAAGAAGATTTGGCGGTAGTAGGTTGGGAAGGGGAGGATGGTGGTGGCGTTTTGGGCGGGGCCGGTGGCGTGGTGGGACGGCGTTTGGGTTTGGTCCACTGGTCTTCGCGGGCCGGACTGTCCTGGTTAAAGTCTAGCGTTCCCAGCGTCTCGGCGACGGCTGCTGCAATAACGGAGGCCGGTGGGAGCGGTGGCGGCGGAGGAGGCGGAGGGGGAGGCAAAGCGCCGTGATGGTCCTTATCAGACCCAGCTTTCTCTGCCAGGGTTGAACCAGCCGAACGGGAGGAACCATCCTGCGGCGGGGTCGGGGCGGGATCTTTGGAGGAGGCGTACGCCGAGTAAGACGACGGCGGCGGTGACATGCTGTTGGATGACGATCGGTAGGAGTTGGAGTTGTATCTGGGGTCGGAGCTGTTGGCGTAGTCGGCGTCTCGGTCGCGGTCCCGGTCGTGGCTGCTTCTTCTGCGACTGCCGTGGTGGTTGTGAGAGTGGTGGTGGTTGCGGTGCCGCTGGTGGCCGTGGTCGCCAGAGCGGGAGCCCACGCTGTCTCGCCGGTAACCCCGGTCGTCCCGGCGGTCCGAATGGTGGTGGGAGTGGTGGGAATGGTATTTCGAGGAGG
The DNA window shown above is from Xiphophorus couchianus chromosome 16, X_couchianus-1.0, whole genome shotgun sequence and carries:
- the setd1a gene encoding histone-lysine N-methyltransferase SETD1A; its protein translation is MDPDSGTETQKAVSLQWESYKLVQDPAIRRVTQKVYRYDGVHFSVPDSGFPPVGELRDPRPRRLWSRYTEISLPVPKFKLDEFYVGPIPLKEVTFARLNDNIKEPFLAEMCSKFGEVEEMEILFHPKTRKHLGLARVLFTNTRGAKDTVKHLHNTSVMGNIIHAQLDIKGQQRQKYYDLIVNGSYTPQTVPLGGKALTDSVQSQTPAQPQPDTSEIRRRYSSELAVLAAGVHALTSGSMTPCSVETGFGEQRVDTPPSSLPGPYTPSSSASSQGGGGTPYSSRSGTPFSQDSGYSGSRHPNYNTGSLSSGYPPQDMLPSSSSSSAVSSSVGGFKVSRYPDEQDPSLYHRGRPSYPPTTSYRPNEPPGYAPYPNLGGPGSHMAHHSSMPPPPICNQYDQPPLPDRERSESAGRYAAAGVGSRRSSYHHQQDSNSSSKYHSHHSHHHSDRRDDRGYRRDSVGSRSGDHGHQRHRNHHHSHNHHGSRRRSSHDRDRDRDADYANSSDPRYNSNSYRSSSNSMSPPPSSYSAYASSKDPAPTPPQDGSSRSAGSTLAEKAGSDKDHHGALPPPPPPPPPPLPPASVIAAAVAETLGTLDFNQDSPAREDQWTKPKRRPTTPPAPPKTPPPSSPSQPTTAKSSSNSPSSASLPHHLSSSSSSPPPPHRDSSPEPDSTNESLPFVYHSSSLDSRIEMLLKEQKAKFSFLASDEEDEEDRKEEKQRSRVREGAERRSDAVKEQEHRGDNGEKDHRKKGERDREGHRGRKRGKGEGRKSPTVLAAGTQPSENYSPHIVPPEEPPPPVGIDATEALQQDDPQAGSADPGVRTGAHTPPPFNGQSQASPHSSGEDMEISDDDAEETATITTVTTHQPTVASGSTPSSSQAAAAGLSQPADPSSSPPPISDSSQHFGTSMHPPIPSYPPHLPPPPPPGYSLQPPPPPGIPPLPHMELHPEYPPPMPHHMYDYATSMELMNQYSGGAPMSFQMQTHMLSRLHQMRLSSSNGTAGPSEAATGDYASYHLHPIPPPHTHHPYMDQEGNGAGAHYDQDHRYMPPHMSYPYHEPHSTQIPPPPHHSIPPPHSGWPPHVLPPHFQSYLPPPGYSTMLTGEGDEYSASGEALPMMAENPHEATVQMVLASLIQEMKNIVQRDLNRKMVENVAFATFDEWWDRKETKAKPFQTMVRGVSALRDDEKKEEKVNRPREPLMSLVDWAKSGGVEGFSLRGALRLPSFKVKRKEPQEFKEGDLKRPRPSTPPDEDDEAGRMPEADRHAADRDNKRRKKKPRSRKPWELDSEGEETSDGSSSEKEDEEVESEKESDDDGLSSDSDDESLSSSSEGSSSSASSSSSSSEDEEEEEGELVESAGPDSMDESTMDSTTEKEDDRHIVAGAVPKVDIKKGVSKEIKADIPAAPLSPLGPRPSSPNAFVPPLKKRRKTVSFSTDENDSKPLLPAPSPTQPGSEAPPTADKPLDSPIALTPPPSCRPAHSIQLLPFASKPGEGNALIVPPPSRNQDPEESKKTPLVPSPKSPGKRVASKDSPRPAAAPVMVCRTVQNLPLDHASMCRMAFEEAPAAAPGNKRSRGRTRTPSVCHAVREDEEDEEDGEQRLRIREQVGASSLLQLAGADLSVLADVALKMDPEAGDSEETETSDEAEEQKMEGDPFSLESLALMMSPGGGVVLLEHNYCKPPALAAATVASGARKPAARQDASVLVSADLNSISGVLEAPEEVIGEAAPPRGDKGEYFSPVGDLGDSDDNRQMAPVSPSPKRKNYVGKGLEVDQDKSEKRKRKDKENLEPHRTKKQKEPLGKKQRKRKLEESDFEEDVDVEELESGELSSSDTENEVTEGMRKSERLFLQEAGVTSSQRWPKPRPAPEPLLLKFENRSEFEQMTILYDIWNSGLDGEDLSFLKKTYEKLLQDDHSSDWLNDTHWVNHTVTNLPNPRRKKKSADGQLREHVTGCARSEGYYAISRKEKDVYLDLDLPEQVIREVENVDSSGANRVLSERRSEQRRLLTVIGTTAVMDSDLLKLNQLKFRKKKLRFGRSRIHEWGLFAMEPIAADEMVIEYVGQNIRQMVADNREKRYAQQGIGSSYLFRVDHDTIIDATKCGNLARFINHCCTPNCYAKVITIESQKKIVIYSKQPIAVNEEITYDYKFPLEENKIPCLCGTENCRGTLN